A window of Nocardia arthritidis genomic DNA:
ACCACCAGCGATATCGCCAGCGGACTCGCCGCGGGCGCGCGCATCGTCGCGGGCACGCTCACCGGCGCGCACGACGAACCGCGGCTGCGCGCGGCGGGTGCGACCCACGTCGTCGCCTCGGTCACCGAATTCGCCCGGCTCGTACTCGCGACCCGCGCATGACGCGGCCATCGACCGCCCGGCAGCGCCGGGACCTGTCCCTACGATCCACCATCGCAGTACCAACCCGAAAGTTGTTGTAACGTGCGCACTTCCACCACGCGCCTGTCCCGTACCCTCACCAAATCGGCACTGCTCCTCGCGGCCACCGCGACCGCGGCGACATTCACCGCGGCCTGCGGCGGCACCGGGAACTCCGGCTCCGGCGACAAAACCGTCACCGTCTACTCCGCCGACGGCATGGAGGACTGGTACAAGGGCCAGTTCGACAAGTTCAAGGCCAAGACCGGCATCTCGGTCAACGTGGTCACCGCCGGCTCCGGCGAGGTGGTCAACCGGGTGGAGAAGGAGCAGTCCAACCCGCAGGCCGACCTCGTGGTCACGCTGCCGCCGTTCATCCAGAAGGCCGACGCGGCAGGGCTTCTCCAGCCGAGCGGGGTCGACACCTCGGCCTATCCGGCCACCGCGAAGGATCCGAACGGCAAGTACGTCACGCTGGCCGACAACTACCTGAACTTCATCGCCAACACCTCGGTGGACGCGGGCAAGCTCACCTGGGACGACCTGCTGAAGCCGGAATACAAAGGCAAACTCCAGTATTCGACCCCGGGCCAGGCCGGTGACGGCACCGCGGTACTGGTGCTGCTGCAACAGCTGCGCGGCAAGCAGGGCGCGCTGGACTACCTGAAACAGTTGCAGGCCAACAATGTCGGCCCGTCCTCCTCCACCGGCAAGCTGCAACCGAAGGTGGACAAGGGTGAGCTGCTGATCGCCAACGGCGATGTGCAGATGAACTCCGATTCGGTCAAGTCCGGTTCGAAGTTCACCATCTTCTTCCCGGCCGGCGCCGACGGTAAGCGCTCGACCATCCCGGTTCCGTATGTGCTGGGCCTGGCCAAGGGTGCGCCGCACACCGACGCGGCCAAGAAACTGATGGATTACCTGCTGTCCAAGGAGGTTCAGGCCACCCTGGGCCCGGACGCGACCGCCGTCTCGGACCGCACCGACCTGCGGGATGCGGCAGGCGGCCCGGCCGCGGTGATCAAGGGCGTCGAGGTGTTGCACCCGGACTGGAACGAGGTGCTCGCCGACCTGACCGCCGATATCGACGCATACAACAGGGCAATCGGAGGCTGATATGTCACCCGGCGACACGCTCATCGAATCGGCAACGGCCGCAGCCACTTCCGGTGCCGACGAACCCGCCATCGTCTTCGACAGGGTCGGCGTCCGATATGGGACGGGCCGCAAAACCACCGTCGCCCTAGCCGATTTCACGCTGCGCGTCGCCGCGGGCGAAACCGTCGCGCTGCTCGGACCGAGCGGCTCCGGCAAGTCGACCGCGCTCAAGGCGCTGGCCGGATTCGTCCGGCCGACCTCGGGTGCGGTCCGGCTGGCCGGACGCGACGTCACCAACCTCTCCCCCGCCAAGCGCGGCATCGGCGTCGTCGTGCAGTCCTATGCGCTGTTCCCGCATATGACCGTGCACGGCAATGTCGCGTTCGGGCTGAAATCCCATCGGGTGCCGCGCCGGGAGATCGACGGCCGGGTACGCGCCGCGCTCGATATGGTCGGGATGGCCGACTATGCGAAGCGCCTGCCGCGCGAGCTGTCCGGTGGACAGCAGCAGCGGGTGGCCATCGCCAGGGCGCTGGCCATCCGGCCCAGGGTGCTGCTGCTGGACGAGCCGCTGGCCGCGCTCGACGCCCAGCTGCGGCAGTCGATGCTGGGCGAACTACAGCAATTGCGGAAAGCGCTGCCGGACACCGCGATGCTGTACGTCACCCATGATCAGTCCGAGGCGCTGGCGCTGGCCGATCGCATCGCGGTGATGCGCGATGCCCGGCTCGTCGATATCGACACCGCCGAAAATCTGTGGCAGCGGCCGCCGACCGGATTCACCGCCGCCTTCCTCGGCGGCGCGAATCTGTTGCCGTGCACCGTGAACCGGGTATCCGGCGGGACCGGCCTGGTCACCGCGGGAACGCGGACGCTGCGCGCGCAGGCGCCCGACCCGGGTGTCGGACAGCTGGATTGGACGCCGGATTCGCCCGCACTGCTCTGCGTGCGCCCGCATACGGTGCGGATCGGCGCGGTCGGCGAGCGGGATGCGCTGCGCGGCAGGGTGGTTGCCAGCGTGTGGCGTGGGGCCTCGACCCGGCTGAGCATCGCGGTGGACGGACTGCCCGGCGAACTCGCGGTGGACGTGCCGGGGCATGCGGCCGCCGCGGTGGACGCGGTGGTCGGGGTGCTGTTCCCCGATCCGGCGGGTGTACTCATCCCGCAGGCGGTCGGCGCCGAATCACTGGCTGGCGCCGCCGATTCCGCCGTCGGTGCATCGGAAGCGCGGGCATGAGGGGCCCGCGGTTCCGCGCCGCACCGCGAAAGGCGCCGGGCCACATCGCGACCCGTCGGTCCGAGGTGGGCAGATGAGCACGGTGCTCGAAGTATCCCAGGCCGCGGCCGCTCCCCCTGCCCCGGAACGACATTGGCGTCCAGTGGTGTGGACGCTGCCGCCGCTGCTCGTGGTGCTCGCCATCGCGGTCTATCCGATTGCCAGGGTGCTCGCCGAATCCACCGTCACGCCGAGCGGGCGGGGCACCGGAGTGTGGGCCGACACGCTGACCTCGGCCGCCTTCCGTAATGCGCTGTGGCGCACCGTATCCATCGCCGTCGCATCCACCGCGGGCTGCCTGCTGCTCGGCACCTTCCTCGCCGTCGTACTCGCCTTCGTACCGTTTCCGGGCTCGGCGCTGGTCGGCAGGCTGATCGATACCGTGCTCACGCTACCGTCGTTCCTGGTGACGCTGGCCTTCACCTTCCTGTACGGCACGGCGGGCGCCGTGAACGCGCTGATCACCGAAATCACCGGCCGCACAACGCCGGTGCTGGATTTCCTCGGAACACCGTTGGGCGTGATCGCTGCGGAGACCACCTTCTTCACCCCGTTCGTGGTCCGGCCGCTGCTGGCCGCATTCGCCCAGCTGCCGCGCGAACAGCTCGATGTGGCCGCGAGTCTCGGCGCATCGCCGTGGCGGGTGCTGCGGCAGGTGGTGCTGCCGGAGGCCTGGCCCGCGCTGGCCGCGGGCGGCAGTCTGGTACTGCTGTTGACGCTCAACGAATTCGGCATCGTGCTGTTCACCGGCGCGAAGGGCGTGCTGACGCTGCCCGCGCTGATCTACACCCGCGGCATCGTCACCTTCGACCTGCCGGGTGCGGCCGTGCTCGCCTCGGTGCAGGTGGCGCTTTCGCTCACGCTCTACACCGCCTACCGGGTGGTCTTCGCCCGCTTCACCGCCGCGAGGGGACGCTGACGTGCTGGTTTGGACGCGCACCGGAAAAGCGGTGCTGCTCACGGTATTCGGTCTGGTGGTGACGGTCGTGTTCGTCGCGCCGATCGCCACCGTGGTCGCCGCGGGCCTCGCGGGCCGATGGACCGGACCGCTGCCATCGCGGTTGGGGCTGGCGAACTTTCGGCAGACGCTGTCCGGCGAGGATGCGGCGAGCCTTTCGGTGAGCCTGCAAACCGCCTTGCTGGCAGGCGCTTTCGCGTTGGTGCTCGGAACATGGGCGGCACTCGCCGCGCGGGAGGCGCCGGGCTGGTGCCGACGGATCACCGATGCGGTGTTCCATCTGCCGGTCGCGGTGCCATCGGTGGCCATCGGCCTCGGCGTGCTGATCGCGTTCAACGAGCGGCCGCTGCTGCTCGGCGGCACCAAATGGATTGTCGTCCTGGCACATTCGGTGCTGGTGCTGGCCTACGCGTTCAGTGCGGTGTCGGCGGCGCTGGACCGGCTCGATCCGACCTTCCGCCAGGCCGCGGAATCGCTTGGCGCGGGGCCGATTCGGGTGCTGTGCCAGGTGACGCTGCCGCTGCTGTTGCCGGCGCTGGGCGCGGCGGCCGGGCTGTCGGTCGCGTTGTCCATGGGTGAGCTGGGCGCGACGATCATGATCTATCCGGCGACGTGGCGCACACTGCCCGTTACCATTTTCGGCGAGACCGATCGCGGCGCGGTTTTCCTCGCCGCGGCCAATACCACGCTGCTGGTGTCGGTGACGTTGTTCGCGCTGGTCCTGCTCGGCCGGTTGAAAGGCCGGGCGGCGTTGCGCTGAAACAATTAGCCGGAGATCGATCCGGCAAAAATATTCGGAAGCCGGTGCGGCAATTGATATTTGATGCCAATGTGGCGGAAACCGACCGGGCGAGGGAATTTGCGGGACCGCGAATTGGATATCGACGAGTCAGGCGCAGACTCCGGCAAATCGGGCATCGAAAATGGTGGCGGCGCGGGCGTTAACCGCCCGAGACGACACCGTTTCGTGATTCTTGATCTTGTGGCACCGCCGCGCGGAGCGAATAGGGGTGTTGCCTGTTCCTTGCCCCGCACCGGAATTCAGGGGCGGGCGTGCCGCGCCAGTCGACCACGCGGCACGCCGGGCGGGGCGCCCCGTTGCGCCCGCCGTCACTGTGGTGGCGACGAATGCATTCGGGCGAAGTCACTGGTCGGATGACTCAGCGCCCGGAACGTCGTCCATCGGCAATGCCAGCGAGTCATTGCTCGGGCAAACGACGGCGGCCACCGGCCACATCGGTTACGAGATCAGTGTACCCGTCGACGAGTTCGGCCAGGTGATACCAGTGTTTATGGGTGTTGTCGCTGCTGACGCCGTCACTGTCTATAGCCTTGTTCGCGTCGACCCAACTGCGCGCCATTCGGTCGACAACGGCGCCGAGACTTTCGGTGTGCAGCGAGGCCCCGTTGCGATGCTGCGGGATCTCCTGCGCGATCCAATCGTTGATATCGTCGACGAGTTCGCCGCGCCGGCAATCTATTTCGGCGACCAGCGCGGCGTCGCGGACCTGCGCGCGGCGCGCGTGCAATTCGGCGAGGGCGTGGGCGGATCGCAGCATTTCCCGGTCCTGGAAACGGCGACCCTGGAAGGCGCACAACAATTGCGGCGCAGTTGGCAAAATCCCCACGGTCGGCGCGCTCATCGCAACTCCCCGAGTTCACCCGACACCAACGCTCTTTGTACCAACATGATTGGCTCTCGATTCGGTTATCCCGGTCATCGGATCGGTTGTTCAAAACTAGGCTAGGTGGATTCTGCGCTTACAGATGCAAGAACGCAAGATTGCATCCGCAATGCGGGCGTCAAGGTCTGGCGACAGCTCGGCGGCGGCAAAGCTAATCTGCCGCAACGGTTTCACATCACCCCGATAGCGAATCCGCCGCTACATTTTCGCACCCGCTACGGCGCGTCGCCAACAACTATCGCTACAGTTTGTAGCCGATTTGTCGCAGCAATTGTTTGCGCGCCGCCTGGTCTTCGGCGGTTTCCACGCCGAGCGGGCCGGATCCGTCGATCACGCCGACGATGCCACGGCCCTGTTCGGTCTCGGCGAGCAGCACCTCGACCGGATTCGCTGTGGCGCAGAAGATTCCGCAGACCTCGGGGACATTGCGGATCGCATTGAGCACATTCACCGGATAGCCCTCGCGCAGGAACACGATGAACGTATGTCCGGCCCCGATGGCCAGCGCGTTCTTCGTGGCGAGTTCGACAAGGTCGGCGTCGTTACCGGAATGCCGGACCAGCCGCGGTCCGGACGCCTCACAGAACGCCAGCCCGAAGCGCAGATGTGGGCTGACCCCGGCCAGCGCCTCGTGCAGATCCTCGACCGTCTTGATGAAGTGGGCCTGTCCGATGATGACGTTCAGGTCCTCGGGCTTCTCGATGCGCGCCGCCGTCAGCTCCATTGATACATAGTGCGCCGCATCGCGATGCAGCCGCCGGGAATCGCGGGGATCACCCGATCACCGACGCGATCCAGTCGCGCACTGCGTGCTGATAGTCGACGGTGTTCGGGGCGACGTTGAGCGCGTGGCCCGAACCGGGCAGCACGAACGTGCGCAGCCGGGCCGCGGGCGCGCAGTACGGCGCCTCCGCCGCGTACAGGGTTTCGGTGGTCGCGCAGACCAGGCATAGCCGGTCCAGGCTGCCGTCGACGACGAGCACCGGCGCGGTGATGGATGTGCTCAGCGCGGTGACGGTCGAGGTGAGGCCGTCGGCCAGCGCGGATATCCGCCCGCGGGCCGGAGCGCCGACGCCGCGACGCCAGCGAGAGATGTTTCAGCGCAATAGGTTTCAACGTGGAACCACCGTCACCGGGTTTGCTGGAATCACGAATTATTATCTGTGCCAGCGGATTACGCGAAGTTGTTGCGGCACAGCGCATTTCGATACATCGCCCGCGATGCCACACCCTCGTCCGACGCCAACCGCTCATTCTCGATATTGCGATCGCCATACGGAGTCATTGCCGTACGCGGTCCGGAATGAGATATTTGCCACGTCGCGATCGAGTGGCCCGTCCGGCCTCTTCGAATTCATTCGATATCTACTGGCCGCTCCCGCGCACCGGGGCCAAAGCCCCATTCGATTCAATAAATGGCTAGGAGCAGTGATGCGTTATACAGCCTTGCCCGCCGCGATGGCATTCGCGTGCGGTGTCGCGATTGTTTCGGCCGGGTTCGCGACCGCGGATCCGCAGCCGCAGCAGGCACCGGATCCGGAAATCTCGCAGTTCGTCTTCGGTCTCGACAACCAGACGGCCAAGCAGAATTTGGACAGGGATACCAGCGACGGCGACGCGTTACCCGTCCGGGTCGGCGATCTCGGCGCGCCGCCCGCGACGTATTCGCTGAAGCAGTACGCGAATCCGGCCGGGAACCAGGGCCGCGTCGGTTCGTGCGTCACCTGGGCGACCGGCTACACCGGCTACGGGATCCTGATGAACGAGCAGGGCATCTCCGGCGGGCCGATGGCGCCGATGTTCATCTACTCGCAGATCGCCAAGGGCCACGACCGCGGCACCTGGGCGGGCGTCGCGCTGCCGATGGAGCGCGACCAGGGCATCGACACCAAATCCGATTACTGGCAGGGCGATTTCGACTACACCACCCAGCCCGACGCCAACGAGCGGGCCAATGCCGCCCACTACAAGCTGTCCGGCGCGAAGGATCTCTCCTCGGGTGATCGGATCCTCAATATAAAGAAGGCGATTTCCTCCGGCCTGCCCGTACCCATCGGCTTCGATGTGCGGGAGAGTTTCCGAAACCTGAACCGCAATAATTCCTACTATGACCCGGATCCGAGCGAGCGTGTCCTCGGCGGACATGAGGTGACGATCGTGGCGTACGGCGAGGACGGCGTCACCATCGAGAATTCCTGGGGAAGCAAGTGGGGAGACAACGGATTCTTCACCGCGCCCTGGTCCTTCATAACCGGCGATGATATCGATGAAATCCATTCGATGGGCCGGTTGGTCACCGAATAATCGGATGTGCCCGTCTGGGGACGTACCCCAGACGGGCGCCTGAATCAGGGTCGCCGCACGCGGTCCGCGGTGTATTCGTCGTCGTCCGCGGGCGGTTCCGGATCCTTCCACTCCTCGGCCCGGCTCGATCTGTTGCCGCGCAGCGTGCCCTCCAGTTCGTGCGCGAGCTCTTCATCATGCACCGGGCCGTGTTTGGTGTTTCCGCGTTCCATATCCCTTGACTCCCTTGTTCGTTCGTCGGGCTACTGATGTCTCAGCAATGCTCCGACGCCATCGGCGGGCGCCTGCTGTTCGTCGACCGGCGTGATATCCGCGCCGATGGACAGCGCGGCGACCGGCACCGCCTCGTCGGCCCGGCGCAGATCCGATGCGTCGCCGAGATTTTCGACATCCTCCAGGGCCTGCAAGGCCGGACCCGCCAGTTGCGTCGGCCCGTCGCCGACCCGGACGATGCGGTCGCCCAGCGCGGGGCCGCTGATCAGCAGTCGGTGCACATTCGCCGTGCGCAGTGCGAAAGTCGTTGCGGGCAGGCCCTCGACGGCCATACCGTGCCCCAGCTCGACGGCGAACCGCTCCAACGCGGCGCGCCCGCGCTCGTTCGCGGTGCGGCGCAACACCTCCGCCACCTGCTCGGCGAACGCGGACCGGTCACCACCGGCCGCCCTGGCGCCGGAGGTGATCTCCACGATGCCGCCATCGCGGTCGAATCGCCGGTCCCGCGACGCCAATTCGGCCCGCAGCGCGGCCCGCGCCTCCACTTCGCCCGCGACGATCACCACTGCGGCCCGGACCGTATCGGCCAGCCGGGCGACCTCGCGCGCGATCTCGATCATGTTGCGCCGCACCGTTTCATCGGTCCGGTGCCGGATCGACCAGTGCGCGAGCCCACCCTGGCGCACCTGGTGCACCGGATGTTCCCGGCCGTGCATCGTAAAGCTCGTCTCGGCGCCGTCGGCATCGACAGCGCGCAGGTCGGCGCCGATCCGATCCACCACGGCAAGCACATGCGGCACCCGCCGCGCGGCCCGCTCGGCCAGCGGCAGCAGGTAC
This region includes:
- a CDS encoding 2-aminoethylphosphonate ABC transporter substrate-binding protein: MRTSTTRLSRTLTKSALLLAATATAATFTAACGGTGNSGSGDKTVTVYSADGMEDWYKGQFDKFKAKTGISVNVVTAGSGEVVNRVEKEQSNPQADLVVTLPPFIQKADAAGLLQPSGVDTSAYPATAKDPNGKYVTLADNYLNFIANTSVDAGKLTWDDLLKPEYKGKLQYSTPGQAGDGTAVLVLLQQLRGKQGALDYLKQLQANNVGPSSSTGKLQPKVDKGELLIANGDVQMNSDSVKSGSKFTIFFPAGADGKRSTIPVPYVLGLAKGAPHTDAAKKLMDYLLSKEVQATLGPDATAVSDRTDLRDAAGGPAAVIKGVEVLHPDWNEVLADLTADIDAYNRAIGG
- a CDS encoding ABC transporter ATP-binding protein, which translates into the protein MSPGDTLIESATAAATSGADEPAIVFDRVGVRYGTGRKTTVALADFTLRVAAGETVALLGPSGSGKSTALKALAGFVRPTSGAVRLAGRDVTNLSPAKRGIGVVVQSYALFPHMTVHGNVAFGLKSHRVPRREIDGRVRAALDMVGMADYAKRLPRELSGGQQQRVAIARALAIRPRVLLLDEPLAALDAQLRQSMLGELQQLRKALPDTAMLYVTHDQSEALALADRIAVMRDARLVDIDTAENLWQRPPTGFTAAFLGGANLLPCTVNRVSGGTGLVTAGTRTLRAQAPDPGVGQLDWTPDSPALLCVRPHTVRIGAVGERDALRGRVVASVWRGASTRLSIAVDGLPGELAVDVPGHAAAAVDAVVGVLFPDPAGVLIPQAVGAESLAGAADSAVGASEARA
- a CDS encoding 2-aminoethylphosphonate ABC transporter permease subunit, producing MSTVLEVSQAAAAPPAPERHWRPVVWTLPPLLVVLAIAVYPIARVLAESTVTPSGRGTGVWADTLTSAAFRNALWRTVSIAVASTAGCLLLGTFLAVVLAFVPFPGSALVGRLIDTVLTLPSFLVTLAFTFLYGTAGAVNALITEITGRTTPVLDFLGTPLGVIAAETTFFTPFVVRPLLAAFAQLPREQLDVAASLGASPWRVLRQVVLPEAWPALAAGGSLVLLLTLNEFGIVLFTGAKGVLTLPALIYTRGIVTFDLPGAAVLASVQVALSLTLYTAYRVVFARFTAARGR
- a CDS encoding ABC transporter permease; translation: MLVWTRTGKAVLLTVFGLVVTVVFVAPIATVVAAGLAGRWTGPLPSRLGLANFRQTLSGEDAASLSVSLQTALLAGAFALVLGTWAALAAREAPGWCRRITDAVFHLPVAVPSVAIGLGVLIAFNERPLLLGGTKWIVVLAHSVLVLAYAFSAVSAALDRLDPTFRQAAESLGAGPIRVLCQVTLPLLLPALGAAAGLSVALSMGELGATIMIYPATWRTLPVTIFGETDRGAVFLAAANTTLLVSVTLFALVLLGRLKGRAALR
- a CDS encoding DUF4254 domain-containing protein; this encodes MLRSAHALAELHARRAQVRDAALVAEIDCRRGELVDDINDWIAQEIPQHRNGASLHTESLGAVVDRMARSWVDANKAIDSDGVSSDNTHKHWYHLAELVDGYTDLVTDVAGGRRRLPEQ
- a CDS encoding adenosine-specific kinase, whose protein sequence is MELTAARIEKPEDLNVIIGQAHFIKTVEDLHEALAGVSPHLRFGLAFCEASGPRLVRHSGNDADLVELATKNALAIGAGHTFIVFLREGYPVNVLNAIRNVPEVCGIFCATANPVEVLLAETEQGRGIVGVIDGSGPLGVETAEDQAARKQLLRQIGYKL
- a CDS encoding C1 family peptidase, coding for MRYTALPAAMAFACGVAIVSAGFATADPQPQQAPDPEISQFVFGLDNQTAKQNLDRDTSDGDALPVRVGDLGAPPATYSLKQYANPAGNQGRVGSCVTWATGYTGYGILMNEQGISGGPMAPMFIYSQIAKGHDRGTWAGVALPMERDQGIDTKSDYWQGDFDYTTQPDANERANAAHYKLSGAKDLSSGDRILNIKKAISSGLPVPIGFDVRESFRNLNRNNSYYDPDPSERVLGGHEVTIVAYGEDGVTIENSWGSKWGDNGFFTAPWSFITGDDIDEIHSMGRLVTE